The genomic segment ACAGAAGTCTTCAATACAATTATCAGAGGAAGATTGTCGGAGAAATTACTGCATGGCAATGATAAATGATAGTAGTTTATATGCTGTTGGGTGCAAATCAAATACACTGTTACTTGATTCAAGAACTTTAGAGACCATACAAGAAATTCCTGTAAATCCTAATAGACTTGGTTTGTATACTTTGATATtaatgaaatgttaaaaattgttctttagTCTGTCCCACTAAAAAAAATGCTGCTTCTATGCAACCCCCGTGTCCCCTTCTATTGAAACCACCACCATAACCGATTTCGGTCAGTCCACAACTTATTCTCTCATGGagcaaaatataacaatatatttttctagtaaatttttaaatgaacaaatTAAGACAAACCTATTGTTTAATTTGATCATACAactttaactatatttattagacatttctgagtataatttaaataaattcatcctaatctaattattaatttgttgtgtTGCAGGTATTTGGTCTTTAAGTTTCCAGGATAATGTAATTACAATCGGTACAGGTATTggtgttataatgttttatcataTACGGGCTGGAAAGTACTTAGAATCTAGTTTCAACTCCAGTAGAAAAGTTGCTTTAAAACCAAGTATAGGTTATGTTGTAAGTATCTCCATGACAGTCATTGATAAGTGATTGTGGATActgaataataaaaaccattatgtccatatatataatacctatataaattatgtacaaggACACACTTAGGATTTTGAtttggttgggggggggggagaggggACTTACACAATTTCCTATATTACTTTTCTTACATACAAGAcgtaatcaataaataataactaatttataattatcattttttaaatttaatttttacaaaatagatcataataaatataataattatatgttgtatgtgtttacaattatattcatattacagACATACCTAATGTATAAACATGGCGTTTGTAtcaatttaaagttcaaactgCAGTTTTTGAGTAATTTGAGATAGTTTTTTTCAGAATAACTGAATAAGTGTATTAAGATATTAAGAACAAGTagatatacaaaacaaatttaatttagatttttactataataaccaAATTCGAACATgcatacgtataataattaataagcacaACAGCAAAATCGAATAAACTGTGCACTGTccaaattatataatgaatcatacctttattttaaatgttcatttaaccacaataaagaaaaaacgtattattttatctttgaaAACTCTATTGATGTacatagttttcaattttttattttatatattataaaatagtaatgtaAGTTTTGGTATAATTGGTATAatcgtataaatgtattttatatctaatgcttaatagtaattattattatttaagtttaagttataggtacctattagtaattttaagagtttaatttctaaatggCTAAAATGtacagtagaaaccgtttataatgacaccagttataatgacatattatgtgtaatgaCCTTAGGTCCCTGCAAAActcctatattgtatgtactaatTTGTATCCGTTTCTATGACGACTATATAATGACTATACCGATGTTAAgtcgtttattttttgttatattgaaaaatatattatctatattgacTTTACTATTTGAAGGTACTGTTACAACCGATAATacagacaatttaatttttgttttgtcgtcagctttattttattttattttatcatcagtGTACGGGTAATTGTCGTGAGATTAAGTGAGTTTTGTGttcttgtgttaaatatttttaaattgtaaaatgtgcaAACAAAAGCAATCCACAATTGAAGAAAAAgcaaatttcattttttgtttaaaaaaagatgaaaaaaattcccaCATACCTAATGAATTTGGGATAGGTTACTCTATACGATTTCTAACATATGGAAAGCTTGAGACAAAATCCAAcgagaatttcaaaataaaataacagatttttttaaaaataaaaattttatttatttatttaaataatatgtacataattaaaagtttttatcttgacttattttcaatattaaacattacataaataaataataataattatatgtattgaagttacaatttgattttagctataaaatataattataaatcatacaattataaaaaatatactatataataaaaagaagtAATAGATTCCTTATATTTccttctattataaatatttaatacaaagatCACAATAGTAAGGTCATTATTCCAATTTGAGTCCTTAATGTGTTTTGATAATATAGCACAGCACATAAAAAGACACATACAGAAGAAAaaacttaatactttttgatGCTAGGCGaggcatttaaaattaaaaaattaaaattcaagtaAAAACTAGTCCAAAAAAGAGAAATTTAAGCTCGAAAAAATGGTCCACCCGTAGATGCGGTATGAACAATGATtacaaaccaaaaaataatctaaatgtctaaataataatagtaagaatacattgtaatatattaaaagtttcGTACTAAAGGGGAACATAATacttttcaagaaaaataactgTGTGGACCTCTCGCAagagaaataatattgttggttgatattaatattaattcatgattTACATAGAGTATAAgaaagatttataattttttgatattctcTTTTGCAAGATTTAACATAAaggcatattaattttaatatatacgcACACTGACAGGAGCATTTCTGAAAACAATAAATGgttaataaaagtatacatgggggggggggggggaggataaaaaaaatgtaaagcaaataaatatgatatttgattaatttggaTATAATTGAGATNNNNNNNNNNNNNNNNNNNNNNNNNNNNNNNNNNNNNNNNNNNNNNNNNNTGGTATAATTGGTATAatcgtataaatgtattttatatctaatgcttaatagtaattattattatttaagtttaagttataggtacctattagtaattttaagagtttaatttctaaatggCTAAAATGtacagtagaaaccgtttataatgacaccagttataatgacatattatgtgtaatgaCCTTAGGTCCCTGCAAAActcctatattgtatgtactaatTTGTATCCGTTTCTATGACGACTATATAATGACTATACCGATGTTAAgtcgtttattttttgttatattgaaaaatatattatctatattgacTTTACTATTTGAAGGTACTGTTACAACCAATAATacagacaatttaatttttgttttgtcgtcagctttattttattttattttatcatcagtGTACGGGTAATTGTCGTGAGATTAAGTGAGTTTTGTGttcttgtgttaaatatttttaaattgtaaaatgtgcaAACAAAAGCAATCCACAATTGAAGAAAAAGcaaatttcatttttcgtttaaaaaaagatgaaaaaaattcccaCATACCTAATGAATTTGGGATAGGTTACTCTATACGATTTCTAACATATGGAAAGCTTGAGACAAAATCCAAcgagaatttcaaaataaaataacagatttttttaaaaataaaaattttatttatttatttaaataatatgtacataattaaaagtttttatcttgacttattttcaatattaaacattacataaataaataataataattatatgtattgaagttacaatttgattttggctataaaatataattataaatcatacaattataaaaaatatactatataataaaaagaagtAATAGATTCCTTATATTTccttctattataaatatttaatacaaagatCACAATAGTAAGGTCATTATTCCAATTTGAGTCCTTAATGTGTTTTGATAATATAGCACAGCACATAAAAAGACACATACAGAAGAAAaaacttaatactttttgatGCTAGGCGaggcatttaaaattaaaaaattaaaattcaagtaAAAACTAGTCCAAAAAAGAGAAATTTAAGCTCGAAAAAATGGTCCACCCGTAGATGCGATATGAACAATGATaacaaaccaaaaaataatctaaatgtctaaataataatagtaagaatacattgtaatatattaaaagtttcGTACTAAAAGGGaacataatactttttaaagataataactGTGTGTACCCCTCGCAagagaaataatattgttggttgatattaatattaattcatgattTACATAGAGTATAAgaaagatttataattttttgatattctcTTTTGCAAGATTTAACATAAaggcatattaattttaatatatacgcACACTGACAGGAGCATTTCTGAAAACAATAAATGgttaataaaagtatacatgGGGGGgggaggataaaaaaaaatgtaaagcaaataaatatgatatttgattaatttggaTATAATTGAGATATAATTAAgtccttaaattataattcataataaaaaaaaatttaagtttataaactaAGTTAAAACTGTTTTACAGCAAGTACCTAAAAAGTATAGTTACAATACATTGTtagttgattaaataaatttaaatatcatacaatatataatattagtttttaggtaaattaattaagcttattttataacaataaaatataattataattcatacaattatagaaaataaacttaataatttaaaaaaaggagtGATACATTCCTTATATTTCCttctgttataaataataatacaaaaatcacATTAGTCAGGTCGTTACTCCAATATGCCTCCTTCAATGTGTTTTGATAATGTAGGACAGCACATTCAAGGACACATACTGaagaaaaaacttaataattttatttgatggctTGAAGTGGATGTATTCGAGTAGTACCTGTTGAATATTGGGTAATGTAACAATAATTGAGTAGGAAGTGTTTTTGACGCTAAGcgtggtatttaaaattaaaaaacaaaaattcaaggAAAAATTAGTcgaataaagtaaaatttaagcTCTGAAAAATGGTCCACACGTAGTTGTGCTATGAACAATGATTTCAAACCAAAAAATAGTctaaatgtctaaataataatagtaagaatacattgtaatatattaaaagtttcaTACTAAAAGGGAACATAATACTTTTAAAGGAAAATAACTGTGTGGACCTCTcgcaaaagaaataaaatttgttgttgat from the Acyrthosiphon pisum isolate AL4f chromosome X, pea_aphid_22Mar2018_4r6ur, whole genome shotgun sequence genome contains:
- the LOC115033281 gene encoding DDB1- and CUL4-associated factor 12-like protein 2, with the translated sequence MAMINDSSLYAVGCKSNTLLLDSRTLETIQEIPVNPNRLGIWSLSFQDNVITIGTGIGVIMFYHIRAGKYLESSFNSSRKVALKPSIGYVVSISMTVIDK